The Schizosaccharomyces pombe strain 972h- genome assembly, chromosome: I genome contains a region encoding:
- the spo3 gene encoding sporulation protein Spo3, with protein sequence MGILSVIRIFIYCLIRLFSFNSRKRNSSIDELERGEINAFACDKQNTPSPNSECRPLTPLNSPFRRTVEGDTANLQAPSPTACPSFDSASSIKSSKEDIACRKLSTERFFYSPNGIDEMKKQQQFKKIPTVSITEVEPAFIPSNMEQALFSEEPFVIQDDLSHQINLDDNRKFSRIQKNKLDPLITVNLVPIVNGENCFNFYETQMETNFLSPEFIKKPSMVDHKRDSEINAVTAVSADGSFSPLTETLSSTISTLSNDSLDGLSSQKNEFTGFNSNSEWIPNDTVDYICNSDASSVVSNLSDFEDCFDQFGVYDKEYEKKIEKTKRNFPKFQSSATYPPFSAHHQARRNNPQGFRNVKKRFQLFKDDCTALTDSDFLDALPFFNARVIIALYVEWRLRVYETMIIKGEESLKNLQRARDGPHNKLWLGVFGNKDTIKKLSNYDRRAISNPYVSNHLNFNVRRVKSDTVYIPTILQLLRSSTQLMTEQAFVASSNLKSTKGLRETRLIQKYKVKGDFEYVYAALYYAAFTQESTLKAVTIDDILSEDELEDWWYLNLRYTSFITPQLCFEFLDKEADSCRDRLTEVKSEPPKAVIYEEPLNKLSRFSSDRLFTSHELVAIAELISLNEPPLESGKKFYYEEFQKACQKKRDDYRYSPEIEFKAAFREKFLQSNEKVPFPRPGEIYEKRCDYFSKYACQNIFISKPLKRSGSIYEVFSDGIGRVIYGSVLDYEATRNNILLHFGFEIHCAPSEEELIEREEAFKDFHNMLSFKYSANEIYEFCGTHSRAEVHKNEVLKRMAYYLIDENKEISILRRILSLRIVEPTTSFTRYEYDLWRTFYPDVLYLNYSKSGRIPTGSPYIMNGQWRKDLCVSTPPMVDINSALFPHWFKLSASNLFAGAEHAGLNRQKPDKIDLDLYEPLPENSYLVAAELRVLRALRHKNPENIPLLEKWEVRALHQLMAKIRKYYTVPTDYLSLRMDGLQAMLRKREYMSCYTFNYFDYACLMDHAYRLYEGFNNQVVNLPPRIM encoded by the coding sequence atgggGATTTTGTCTGTCATCagaattttcatttattgCTTAATAAGGCTTTTCAGTTTTAATTCTCGAAAGAGAAACTCTTCAATTGATGAACTGGAAAGGGGAGAAATCAATGCGTTTGCTTGTGACAAACAAAACACTCCATCACCTAATAGCGAATGTCGTCCCTTAACACCTCTTAATTCTCCATTTAGGAGAACAGTTGAGGGAGACACAGCAAATCTTCAAGCACCTAGCCCTACTGCATGCCCTTCTTTTGACTCTGCTTCGTCTATCAAGTCAAGTAAGGAAGACATTGCTTGTCGTAAATTGTCGACAGAacgttttttttattcaccTAATGGTATcgatgaaatgaaaaaacagcaacaatttaagaaaatacCTACTGTTTCAATTACAGAAGTTGAGCCTGCTTTCATCCCTAGCAATATGGAGCAAGCATTATTTTCAGAAGAGCCATTTGTTATCCAGGATGATCTATCACATCAGATAAATTTGGACGACAACAGGAAATTTTCAaggattcaaaaaaataagcttGATCCCCTTATAACAGTAAATTTGGTTCCTATTGTGAACGGTGAAAACTGCTTCAACTTTTACGAAACCCAAATGgaaacaaattttctttcccctgaatttattaaaaagccATCTATGGTTGATCACAAGCGAGATTCAGAAATTAATGCAGTTACAGCTGTTTCTGCCGACGGCTCCTTCAGTCCTTTGACTGAAACACTTTCATCAACAATAAGCACGTTGTCTAACGATTCCCTGGATGGACTAAGCTCTCAAAAAAACGAATTTACTGGATTTAATAGCAATAGCGAATGGATACCTAATGACACAGTTGATTACATCTGTAATAGCGATGCTTCCAGTGTTGTTAGTAATCTAAGTGATTTTGAAGACTGTTTTGATCAATTTGGTGTTTATGATAAggaatatgaaaaaaaaattgagaagaCTAAAAGAAACTTTCCAAAGTTCCAGTCTTCTGCTACGTATCCACCTTTTTCAGCTCATCATCAAGCTAGGAGAAACAATCCTCAAGGTTTCCGAAATGTGAAAAAACGCTTTCAACTGTTCAAGGATGATTGCACAGCACTTACCGACTCAGACTTTCTTGACGCAttaccattttttaatgcaaGGGTCATTATTGCACTATATGTCGAATGGCGTCTCCGTGTTTATGAGACAATGATAATAAAAGGTGAGGAATCACTAAAAAATCTTCAGCGAGCGCGAGATGGTCCTCACAATAAACTTTGGCTTGGTGTATTTGGAAATAAAGATAcgattaaaaaactttcaaaCTATGATAGGAGAGCGATTTCGAACCCTTATGTGTCTAATCATTTAAACTTCAATGTTAGACGAGTTAAATCGGATACTGTTTACATTCCGACAATTTTGCAGCTCCTTAGAAGCTCGACCCAGCTGATGACTGAACAAGCCTTTGTCGCCTCGAGTAATCTAAAGTCAACAAAGGGTCTGAGGGAGACGAGATTAATCCAAAAATACAAAGTTAAGGGGGATTTTGAATATGTTTATGCTGCGTTATATTATGCTGCTTTCACACAGGAATCAACTTTAAAAGCTGTAACGATAGATGATATCCTATCTGAAGATGAACTTGAGGATTGGTggtatttaaatttacgATACACTTCATTTATAACTCCGCAATTATGCTTTGAATTCCTCGACAAAGAAGCTGATTCCTGTCGCGATCGCTTAACCGAAGTTAAAAGTGAACCGCCTAAAGCGGTCATTTATGAAGaacctttaaataaattatctCGATTTAGCTCTGACAGGCTTTTTACTAGTCACGAATTGGTAGCCATTGCAGAGttaatatcattaaatGAGCCGCCTTTAGAGAGCggtaaaaagttttactATGAAGAGTTTCAAAAGGCATGCCAGAAAAAGAGAGACGACTATCGTTATTCTCctgaaattgaatttaaagCTGCTTTTCGTGAAAAGTTTCTTCAATCTAATGAGAAAGTCCCGTTTCCACGACCCGGTGAAATTTACGAAAAAAGGTGTGACTATTTTAGCAAATACGCATGCCAAAACATATTTATATCTAAACCTCTTAAGAGATCTGGTAGCATATACGAAGTCTTTTCAGACGGCATAGGTCGTGTTATATACGGTTCTGTTTTAGATTATGAAGCAACGAGAAACAACattttattacattttGGGTTTGAAATTCATTGCGCTCCTTCAGAAGAGGAATTAATAGAGAGAGAGGAGGCATTCAAAGATTTTCACAATATGCTATCCTTTAAATACTCTGCcaatgaaatttatgagTTTTGTGGAACTCATTCTCGTGCTGAAGTACACAAAAATGAAGTACTGAAGCGTATGGCCTACTATCTAATTGacgaaaataaagaaattagcATACTACGAAGGATACTTTCTCTTCGGATTGTAGAGCCAACTACTTCGTTTACGAGATATGAGTACGATCTATGGAGAACGTTTTATCCAGATGTTCTGTACTTAAATTATTCGAAATCTGGAAGGATTCCGACCGGATCTCCCTATATTATGAACGGACAGTGGAGGAAAGATTTGTGTGTTAGCACTCCGCCAATGGTAGACATAAACAGTGCCTTGTTCCCTCATTGGTTTAAGCTTTCTGCAAGCAATCTTTTTGCTGGAGCAGAGCATGCTGGTTTGAATCGTCAAAAGCCTGACAAAATTGATCTTGATTTATATGAGCCTCTGCCCGAAAATTCTTATCTGGTGGCTGCAGAACTTCGAGTCCTTAGAGCCTTACGACATAAGAATCCTGAAAATATACCACTTTTAGAGAAGTGGGAAGTCCGTGCTTTGCATCAGCTAATGGCTAAGATCAGAAAGTATTACACAGTCCCGACCGATTATTTATCTTTACGGATGGATGGTTTGCAAGCTATGTTAAGAAAACGAGAATATATGTCTTGCTACACCTTCAATTACTTTGATTATGCATGTCTCATGGATCACGCTTACCGTTTGTATGAAGGATTCAACAACCAAGTTGTGAACCTTCCACCTCGCATTATGTag
- the vma11 gene encoding V-type ATPase V0 proteolipid subunit vma11, whose product MSSNLCPIYSSFFGFAGVCASMVFSCLGAGYGTALAGRGIAAVGAFRPEIVMKSLIPVVMSGIIGVYGLVMSVLIAGDMSPDNDYSLFSGFIHLSAGLAVGLTGVAAGYAIGVVGDRGVQSFMRQDRIFVSMVLILIFAEVLGLYGLIVGLILQTKTSNVCY is encoded by the exons ATGTCAAGTAATTTATG TCCTAtatattcttctttttttggttttgcaG GTGTTTGTGCCTCAATGGTTTTTTCATGCCTCGGAGCAGGCTATGGAACAGCATTGGCTGGAAGAGGGATAGCTGCCGTAGGTGCTTTTCGTCCTGAGATTGTTATGAAG TCTTTGATTCCAGTTGTTATGAGCGGTATTATCGGC GTCTATGGTTTGGTAATGTCGGTATTGATTGCTGGTGATATGTCTCCCGATAATGATTATTCCCTATTCAG CGGATTTATTCATCTCTCTGCTGGATTGGCAGTTGGTTTGACGGGTGTGGCTGCTGGTTACGCTATAGGAGTTGTTGGTGATCGTGGTGTTCAAAGTTTTATGAGACAAGATCGCATATTTGTTAGTATGGttcttattttaattttcgcTGAAGTTTTGGGATTGTATGGACTTATTGTTGGCCttattttacaaacaaAGACTTCAAACGTTTGTTATTAG
- the btn1 gene encoding battenin CLN3 family protein yields the protein MIKLRLTKDAKVGCCFLIFGLLNNLLYVIILSAALDLVGANVSKGVVLLSNIVPSLACKLSASILHVHKFKFAKRIGFCVFMSILGMQWIAWSSSVPSKMLGVSLAAISSSFGEISFLHLSSRYHSVSLPCWSSGTGLAGLFGASSYLVMTTWFNFSVRSTLIISSFLPLFLLIMYFFVLPESESTSPSINNNYTPIESIDLRAGHVSFNFVNSLKQTFIFMQPYLLSHMFPQFLVYFSEYTINIGVAPTLLFPPEKAGFSSFRDFYPTYQTVYQIGVFLSRSSISFFTVPYLRTLAITQFIILLFTILQSALYLTSSYHFVLFLIFVEGLIGGTVYVNVYHSLQTTESSQRELAISTVGSSDSSGIFLASLVSLFLEPSLCHFQADRGRDWCALT from the coding sequence ATGATTAAATTGAGGTTAACAAAAGATGCGAAAGTAGGGTGTTGCTTCCTAATTTTTGGATTGTTAAACAACCTTCTCTACGTGATAATTTTATCCGCTGCCTTAGATTTGGTTGGCGCAAACGTTTCTAAGGGTGTGGTACTACTTTCTAATATTGTTCCTTCTTTGGCGTGCAAGTTGTCAGCATCAATTCTTCATGTTCATAAATTTAAGTTTGCAAAGAGAATCGGTTTTTGTGTTTTCATGTCCATATTAGGAATGCAATGGATTGCTTGGTCTTCCTCCGTCCCTTCGAAAATGCTTGGTGTATCTCTGGCAGCCATTTCATCGAGTTTTGGCGAAATCTCTTTCTTGCATCTATCAAGTCGTTATCACTCTGTGTCTTTACCGTGCTGGAGTTCCGGAACAGGCTTGGCCGGTCTCTTTGGTGCATCTTCCTATTTGGTTATGACTACATGGTTTAACTTCTCGGTACGCAGCACACTTATTATCTCTAGCTTTCTGCCgcttttccttttgatCATGTACTTTTTTGTGTTGCCAGAGTCTGAATCTACATCACCTTCAATTAACAACAATTATACGCCAATTGAATCTATTGATCTTCGAGCAGGGCACGTTTCATTCAATTTCGTTAATTCTTTGAAGCAAACATTCATATTCATGCAACCATACCTTCTTAGTCATATGTTTCCGCAGTTCCTTGTATACTTCTCAGAATATACTATCAATATTGGTGTAGCTCCCACTCTTTTATTCCCGCCCGAAAAAGCTGGCTTTTCTTCGTTTAGGGATTTTTATCCTACTTACCAAACTGTTTACCAGATTGGTGTTTTCCTATCGCGATCCtccatttcattttttactgTCCCATATTTGCGCACATTGGCAATAACACAGTTCATTATCCTTCTATTTACTATACTACAGTCGGCCCTATATCTTACTTCCAGCTATCATTTTGTACTATTCCTCATATTCGTTGAGGGTCTTATTGGTGGTACCGTTTATGTGAACGTGTATCATAGTTTGCAGACTACGGAGAGTAGTCAGCGTGAACTAGCTATTAGTACTGTTGGCTCTTCAGATAGCtctggaatttttttagcttCATTGGTATCACTATTCCTTGAACCCTCCTTGTGCCATTTCCAAGCTGATCGTGGCCGAGATTGGTGTGCCTTAACTTGA